From the genome of Nitrospirota bacterium:
GCGACGCCAGGATCACAAAATCTTGGCACAGAACCGCCCCCTGCTCTGCCACATTGACACCATCATCTGCTATGATGGGGCCCGCTCAACATGGTAACCCCCTTGCGGTGAGGAATGCCCCTCGTCAGCGCCATCATCCCTGCGTATAACGGTGCGACCCGTTACCTGGAGCAGGCCATCGGCAGCGTCTTGGCCCAAACATGCCAGGACCTGGAACTCATCGTGGTGGACGATGCCTCGACCGACGAGACGGCCCGGCTCGTCTTGCAATTTCCCCAGGCTCGCTACTTCAAGCGGCCCGAGAACGGCGGGCAAGCGGCGGCGCGCAACGACGGGGCCCGTCTCGCCGGCGGTGCCTATCTGGCCTTCCTCGACCAGGACGATTTGTGGGCCCCCTCCTTCATCGAGGAAACCCTGGCATCGTTGCAGACCCGGCCCGAGGTGGCGGTAGTCCACTGCGACGGGTACCAGGTGAACGAGCGCGACGAACCCTTGCATTACGATGCCGCCATGAAGCAGGGACAGACCATCACGCAACTACTGCGCGGCGGCCACGATGTCGCCACCTCCGGCTCCCTGTTCCGCAAGACCTGCTTCGACGCCGTGGGGGGCTACGACGACACCTTGGCGGTCTGGGAGGACATCGACCTGGCGATCCGACTGTATCAGCGCTTTCCCCTCCTGCACTTGCCCAAGCCACTGTACCGCCATCGGCTCTATACCCGCAACGTCTCACGGGACATTCCCTCAGAGCGGGCCTTAACAGGACGACGGCGGTTCCTCGAAAAACATGCCCCTTCCTGCCCCCCGCGCACTCAACTGGCCAAAGCCCTTGCCCGCGACTGGGCCCACTATTACGGAGATCTTGGGAAACACCACTTTGAAAAACGTCGGATCGATGAAGCCCGTTGTGCATTCTGGCTTTCGCTGCAACAGCGCCCCTTCAATCATAAGGTGTGGCTCAGACTGCTGCGCACCTATCTAATTCGCTCCGTTCAGACCCGCCCTGCGCCTTCACGGCATACACCGTGATCTCGGTTCCATAGCCAAGATTCCCCACCACCAAGCAAAACGGCCGTACCAGGAGCCTTTCAATCCATTTCTTTGCATGCAGCGCTCGGCCACATTTGCGAGTCCAGACTCGCTCCAAGCTCGTCATGAAATGGGCGGAGGTGACCCCGGTTCTGCTCCTCACCACGCGAAATCCAGCCCGCTCTAAGAGCCGGCCGAGCGTAGTACGAGTAAAATGGCAGAGATGCCGAGGAGGGTCCCAGTTCACCCACCACCGACCGAACAACTTGGCCTCCAAGCTGTCCGCGTTGGGCACCGCTATCACAAGCACCCCGTCGTTGTCCAAGATACGCCTCGCCTCCGCCAGCACTGCCGGTAA
Proteins encoded in this window:
- a CDS encoding glycosyltransferase family 2 protein produces the protein MPLVSAIIPAYNGATRYLEQAIGSVLAQTCQDLELIVVDDASTDETARLVLQFPQARYFKRPENGGQAAARNDGARLAGGAYLAFLDQDDLWAPSFIEETLASLQTRPEVAVVHCDGYQVNERDEPLHYDAAMKQGQTITQLLRGGHDVATSGSLFRKTCFDAVGGYDDTLAVWEDIDLAIRLYQRFPLLHLPKPLYRHRLYTRNVSRDIPSERALTGRRRFLEKHAPSCPPRTQLAKALARDWAHYYGDLGKHHFEKRRIDEARCAFWLSLQQRPFNHKVWLRLLRTYLIRSVQTRPAPSRHTP